The Candidatus Kapaibacterium sp. genome has a segment encoding these proteins:
- a CDS encoding tetratricopeptide repeat protein: MKTNIIIYAFLLSLFILPKLYSQYDNQAIEFYNEGLGYLQDGDNEKAIEFLNKSIAIDSTFAEAYNARGSALFNIKKYEDALNDFTIAIELKRSFSGAYHNRASTYRELKIADKAQSDLAKAIEIEPGNHNLYYSRANFYAEMGKFDLALNDLDKVISIQTDDYKAYYTRATVFYETNELEKALIDLNKTIELNSQFVEAYQLRGPIFHKLGNLPAAILDYNRVLEREHENNTMFNRAIANSELEHHDLAIQDFSHLINIGFNPKLSYFNRAVIYYNLGQFDRALEDYNAVLKIEPNEQDALGNVAIIYYESKDYDDAIMMYNKLIDLSPNNSSYYQNRANALFNLSKYDKAIGDYSLAINLDKKNAELYFNRANAYKQINDFENAIEDFRQFLDMARYDNKLVSFVPSVEIEIKNLELKIADKISNQR, encoded by the coding sequence ATGAAAACTAATATCATTATATATGCCTTTTTGTTATCCTTGTTCATATTGCCGAAATTGTACAGCCAATATGACAATCAAGCGATTGAGTTCTACAACGAGGGCTTGGGCTATTTGCAAGATGGTGACAATGAGAAGGCAATAGAATTTTTGAACAAATCTATCGCTATAGATTCAACTTTTGCGGAAGCGTACAACGCCCGTGGCTCTGCACTTTTCAATATAAAAAAGTACGAAGATGCACTGAATGATTTCACTATTGCAATCGAACTCAAACGCTCATTTTCCGGTGCATACCATAATCGTGCTTCGACTTATCGGGAATTGAAGATTGCCGATAAGGCTCAATCAGATTTGGCAAAAGCGATTGAAATCGAACCCGGCAACCATAATTTATATTACAGCAGAGCGAATTTTTATGCCGAAATGGGTAAATTTGATTTAGCTTTGAATGATTTGGATAAAGTGATTTCCATTCAAACCGATGATTATAAGGCATACTATACTCGAGCTACGGTATTTTATGAAACTAACGAATTGGAAAAGGCACTGATTGATTTGAACAAGACTATTGAGCTTAATTCGCAATTTGTTGAAGCTTACCAACTTCGTGGTCCAATTTTCCATAAGTTGGGCAATCTACCAGCTGCTATTCTTGATTATAACAGAGTTTTGGAACGAGAACACGAAAACAACACAATGTTCAACCGTGCCATTGCTAATTCCGAATTAGAACATCATGATTTGGCTATCCAAGATTTTTCGCATTTGATTAATATAGGATTCAATCCCAAGCTATCATACTTCAATCGTGCAGTTATATATTATAATTTGGGTCAATTTGATAGAGCTTTAGAAGATTACAATGCTGTGTTGAAAATTGAACCGAATGAACAAGATGCTTTGGGCAATGTTGCGATAATTTATTACGAATCAAAGGACTACGACGATGCTATAATGATGTATAACAAGTTGATTGATTTAAGCCCAAATAATTCAAGCTATTACCAAAATCGTGCAAACGCATTGTTTAATCTGAGTAAATATGACAAAGCTATTGGAGACTATTCATTAGCAATAAATTTGGACAAGAAAAATGCAGAACTATACTTCAATCGTGCAAATGCCTATAAGCAAATCAACGACTTCGAAAATGCTATCGAAGATTTTAGACAATTCCTTGATATGGCAAGATACGATAATAAGTTAGTATCATTTGTTCCGTCGGTTGAAATTGAAATTAAAAATCTTGAACTTAAAATTGCGGATAAAATCTCGAATCAAAGATGA
- a CDS encoding OsmC family protein, whose amino-acid sequence MVKIHVEYLNDLHCIVTHGPSGQSFLTDAPLDNQGKAEYISPTDLLAASIGSCIATIMGIKARDLGVDLEGLKIDVTKEMVHDPHRRVGKLTLEIQYPHRYEPKTQEILNNVVKICPVTRSLDPKVIFEPIFSFADEN is encoded by the coding sequence ATGGTTAAGATACATGTAGAATACTTAAATGATTTGCACTGCATAGTAACTCATGGTCCTTCGGGACAGAGTTTTTTGACAGATGCACCTCTTGATAACCAGGGTAAAGCCGAGTACATTTCGCCTACGGACTTGCTGGCTGCATCTATTGGTTCTTGTATCGCAACTATCATGGGAATTAAAGCTCGTGATTTGGGCGTTGATTTGGAGGGCTTGAAGATTGATGTTACTAAAGAAATGGTGCACGACCCACATCGACGTGTCGGCAAATTAACATTGGAAATTCAATATCCTCACAGATACGAGCCTAAAACTCAAGAAATCTTGAATAATGTTGTCAAGATTTGTCCAGTTACTCGAAGTTTAGACCCCAAAGTTATTTTTGAACCAATTTTCAGTTTCGCCGATGAAAACTAA
- the lipA gene encoding lipoyl synthase → MNDKIDLLPHRDEIIEKPKFNIPVKAKRNNPELKTTVGQRPEWLKVKAPGGDSYAFIQNLMRSKSLHTVCEEAHCPNIGECWAHGTATFMILGDTCTRACSFCAIKTGIPHTINKNEPYDVAMSVRKMGVKHAVVTSVNRDELKDQGSTIWAETIYRIRELNPETTIEVLIPDFKGDTKCLDRVIQAAPDILNHNMETVPRLYKKIRPQAKYQQSLDVLSYCKSAGLRTKSGIMVGIGEMDDEVYELMKDLINIKLDIMTIGQYLQPSVNHTPVDRFVTPDQFREFKRVGEENGIGHVESGPLVRSSYHAHEHVKVEIRT, encoded by the coding sequence ATGAATGATAAAATAGATTTGTTGCCACACAGAGACGAAATAATTGAAAAACCTAAATTCAATATCCCCGTAAAAGCTAAGCGCAACAACCCCGAATTAAAAACTACTGTCGGACAACGCCCCGAATGGCTCAAGGTTAAAGCACCCGGCGGCGACTCGTATGCGTTTATCCAAAATTTGATGCGGAGCAAGTCTTTGCATACTGTTTGCGAAGAAGCACATTGCCCAAATATCGGCGAATGTTGGGCGCACGGAACAGCAACTTTCATGATTCTTGGAGATACTTGTACTCGTGCATGTAGTTTTTGCGCCATCAAAACCGGCATTCCACACACAATCAATAAAAATGAACCCTATGATGTTGCGATGTCTGTCCGAAAAATGGGTGTCAAACATGCCGTAGTTACTTCAGTCAATCGTGACGAACTTAAAGACCAAGGTTCCACAATTTGGGCTGAAACTATTTACCGAATTCGTGAGTTAAATCCCGAAACTACAATCGAAGTTTTGATTCCCGATTTCAAGGGCGATACAAAATGCTTGGATAGAGTTATTCAAGCTGCTCCCGATATTTTGAATCATAACATGGAAACAGTCCCAAGACTTTACAAAAAAATCAGACCACAAGCCAAATACCAACAATCACTCGATGTTTTAAGTTATTGCAAATCAGCAGGACTTAGAACAAAATCCGGTATAATGGTTGGAATTGGCGAAATGGATGACGAAGTCTATGAACTGATGAAAGATTTGATAAATATCAAACTTGACATTATGACGATTGGGCAATATCTTCAGCCATCAGTCAACCATACACCGGTCGACCGCTTCGTAACTCCCGACCAATTCAGAGAGTTCAAAAGAGTAGGGGAAGAAAATGGCATAGGTCATGTCGAATCAGGTCCACTTGTTCGAAGTTCATATCATGCTCATGAACATGTCAAAGTAGAAATCCGTACTTAA
- a CDS encoding sigma-70 family RNA polymerase sigma factor — protein MRITKQYTNRESQSLDKYLQEIGRVDLLTTDNEITLAQLIKKGGSEGYFALERLVKANLRFVVSVAKQYQNQGLSLGDLINEGNLGLIKAAKRFDETRGFRFISYAVWWIRQSILQALAEQSRIVRLPLNRVGALNKIGKKFSELEQEFEREPTAAELAEQLNMSVNEISETIKISGRHLSVDAPFVQGEDNRLLDVLPNEQQPPPDSELIRESLRVEVQQVLTTLSLREADVIKYYFGLDGQCLTLEEIGEKFNLTRERVRQIKEKAIRRLRHASRSKTLRSYLG, from the coding sequence ATGAGAATCACAAAACAATATACAAATCGTGAAAGTCAGTCATTAGACAAATACTTGCAAGAAATCGGCAGAGTAGATCTACTAACTACCGATAATGAAATTACACTTGCTCAGCTTATCAAAAAGGGTGGGAGCGAAGGGTATTTTGCACTCGAAAGACTTGTAAAAGCGAATTTGCGATTTGTTGTATCTGTTGCAAAACAATATCAAAATCAAGGTTTAAGTTTGGGCGATTTAATCAACGAAGGCAACTTGGGTTTGATTAAAGCTGCAAAACGTTTCGACGAAACTCGTGGATTCAGATTTATTTCATATGCAGTTTGGTGGATTCGCCAATCAATTTTACAAGCTCTTGCAGAGCAATCTCGTATCGTAAGATTGCCACTCAACCGTGTTGGTGCACTAAACAAAATCGGGAAAAAATTCTCCGAATTAGAGCAAGAATTTGAACGTGAGCCAACTGCTGCGGAATTGGCAGAACAACTCAATATGAGTGTTAATGAAATATCGGAGACAATCAAAATTTCCGGAAGACACCTTTCGGTTGATGCTCCATTTGTGCAAGGCGAAGATAATCGCTTACTTGATGTATTGCCGAATGAGCAACAACCACCACCGGATTCCGAGCTTATAAGAGAATCACTTAGAGTGGAAGTACAACAAGTGCTAACAACATTGTCGTTACGCGAAGCTGACGTAATCAAATATTATTTTGGCTTAGACGGACAATGCCTTACTCTCGAAGAAATCGGCGAAAAATTTAATCTTACACGTGAAAGAGTTCGCCAAATAAAAGAAAAAGCTATCAGGAGGCTCAGACACGCCTCTCGCTCAAAAACTTTAAGGTCATATTTAGGCTAA
- a CDS encoding S41 family peptidase, which yields MLRYIFYVFVVSTLFINSLIANEDVYYKINKSFNIQGAVFNELLNGYVVDLDPEILIRAGIEGMISSLDPYTEYFSEKQLQDVDFLSSGTYSGLGITVGVHDSMLIIVDVRHGYPAQKGGLKIGDYIYKADSNVVINKSSSELREFTKGDPGTELNLTVIRKSLNTNDTLQVNVVIENIKLPNVPYSGFLNDSTGIIILERFTKDSYKDFRSAFNKLHNSNKLKNLVIDLRDNPGGLLEEAVSICELFLPSNSLIVTTKSRENEVLYEYISRQIPLDTNVRLAVLINQSSASASEVVAGAIQDHDRGLVIGQQSFGKGLVQSVVSLPYGGNLKITTAKYYTPSGRCIQRIGFAEQYSDLKIQSIVDSTQFQTKNGRIVYESTGIKPDSVISPRVPQDLIYDMNMKQVFFDFANQYATSLRMNGTEFVPEKSYERFLKYLKDVKYDFKFRYEEELDEINSELEKQGLKSASSTKIIEQLKTELAKKDEKLIKNLREDLTEILEYEIYRRSMNEEDFYSFVMSRDRYVKSAVSLMSNNTYKTLLSREND from the coding sequence ATGTTAAGATACATATTTTATGTCTTTGTTGTAAGCACACTATTTATCAATAGTTTAATTGCGAATGAAGATGTATATTATAAAATCAACAAGTCGTTCAATATTCAGGGAGCAGTATTTAACGAGTTACTTAACGGCTATGTCGTTGATTTAGATCCCGAAATACTTATACGCGCCGGAATTGAAGGCATGATTTCCTCGCTTGACCCATATACAGAATACTTCAGCGAAAAACAATTACAAGACGTTGACTTCCTTTCATCCGGAACTTATTCAGGACTTGGGATTACAGTAGGTGTACATGACAGTATGTTGATAATTGTGGACGTACGTCATGGCTACCCTGCACAAAAAGGCGGTTTGAAAATTGGCGATTATATATACAAAGCTGATTCAAATGTAGTAATCAACAAATCTTCGTCAGAACTTAGAGAGTTTACCAAAGGCGACCCCGGAACTGAGTTAAATTTGACTGTTATTCGAAAATCTTTAAATACAAATGATACTCTCCAAGTTAATGTTGTCATCGAAAATATCAAGTTGCCAAATGTGCCATATTCAGGATTTCTGAACGATTCGACGGGCATAATCATACTCGAAAGATTCACAAAAGATTCGTACAAAGACTTCCGAAGTGCTTTCAATAAACTTCACAATTCAAATAAACTCAAAAATTTAGTAATTGATTTGCGTGATAATCCCGGTGGATTACTTGAAGAAGCAGTATCCATTTGTGAATTATTTTTGCCGTCGAATAGCTTGATTGTAACTACTAAATCGCGTGAAAATGAAGTGCTCTACGAGTACATTTCTCGCCAAATCCCACTTGATACAAACGTCAGATTAGCTGTACTCATTAATCAATCATCAGCAAGTGCAAGCGAAGTAGTTGCCGGGGCAATTCAAGACCATGACAGAGGATTGGTAATTGGTCAACAGTCATTTGGTAAAGGACTTGTTCAATCAGTTGTGAGCCTTCCATACGGCGGAAATCTTAAAATCACCACTGCAAAATATTATACTCCATCAGGGAGATGTATTCAGAGAATTGGTTTTGCTGAACAATATTCAGACTTGAAAATACAATCAATCGTTGATTCGACACAATTTCAGACCAAAAATGGCAGAATAGTTTACGAGTCAACAGGAATCAAACCTGATAGCGTTATCAGCCCCCGAGTACCACAAGATTTGATTTATGATATGAATATGAAACAGGTCTTCTTCGATTTTGCAAATCAATACGCTACATCATTAAGAATGAACGGAACAGAATTTGTTCCCGAAAAGTCATACGAAAGATTTTTGAAATATTTGAAAGACGTTAAGTATGATTTTAAGTTCCGATATGAAGAAGAATTGGATGAAATCAATTCCGAACTTGAGAAACAGGGATTAAAATCTGCATCTTCTACAAAAATTATCGAGCAATTGAAAACTGAATTAGCAAAAAAAGACGAAAAGCTGATAAAAAATCTACGAGAAGATTTGACTGAAATACTCGAATATGAGATTTATCGTCGCTCAATGAATGAAGAAGATTTTTATTCGTTTGTTATGAGCCGAGATAGGTATGTCAAATCAGCTGTTAGTTTGATGAGCAACAATACTTACAAAACTTTGTTAAGCAGAGAAAACGACTAA